Part of the Roseomonas sp. OT10 genome, CGCCTGCCGCGCGCCGAAGGACAGGTTCTGGATCGGCTGGAGGAAGACCTGGAGGCCCGGCACGCGGGAGACCTCGCGGCGGAGCTGCTGCACCACCTCGCCGATCGGCGGCCGCTGGTCGCGCGGCTTCAGCTCCACGAACATGCGCCCCTGGTTGATCGAGAGGCTGTTCCCGACCGCGCCGACGTTGGAGGCGACGGTGACGACGTAGGGGTTGCGCTGGATGATCTGCGCCGCCTGGCCCTGGAGCTCCAGCATGGCGTCGAAGGAGGCGTCGCGCGGCCCCTCGGTCGAGACGTTGAGCAGCCCCGTATCCTCGATGGGGAAGAAGCCCTTGGGGATGGTCACCGCCAGCCAGCCGGCGAGCGCGACGGAGCCCAGGAAGCCGAGCCAGACCACGGAGCGCCAGCGCAGCGCGATGTCCAGCGCCCAGGCATAGCCCCGCTCGACCGCCTTGAAGCCGCGCTCCAGCACCGCGTCCACCCGGTTGGGCTTCGGGTGCGCCGGCAGGTAGGCGGCCATCAGCGGCGTGAGGGTGAGGGAGACGACGCAGGAGACCAGCACCGCGAGGCTGACGGTGGCGGCGAAGGCGTTGAACACGCGCCCCACCACGCCGCCCATCAGCAGGATCGGCAGGAAGACGGCGCAGAGCGAGAGGGTGATGGAGATGATGGTGAAGCCGATCTCGCGCGAGCCCTTCAGCGCCGCCTCCAGCGGCGGCACCCCCTCCTCGATGTGGCGCGCCACCACCTCCAGCATGACGATGGCGTCGTCCACGACGAGGCCGACGGCGAGCGTCAGCGCCAGCAGCGTCACGTTGTCGATGCCGTAGCCCAGCACGTACATCAGCCCGAAGGTGCCGGCGAGCGAGATGGGCACCGCCACCATCGGGATCAGCGTCGCCATCAGCCGGCGCAGGAACAGCCAGACCACCAGCACCACCAGGGCGATGGCGATCACCAGGCTCTCCTGCACGTCGTGCACGGCGGCGCGGATGGAGGTGGAGCGGTCCAGCGCGACGCCCAGATGGGTGCCCGGCGGCAGCGCGGCGCGCAGGCCGGGGAGGGCGGCGACGACGCCGTCCACCACCTCCACCGTGTTGGCGTCCGGCTGGCGCTGCACGGCGAGCGTCAGGCCGCGCACCCCGTTGCGGTAGGAGGCGACGCGGTCGTTCTGCACCCCGTCCGCCACGTCGGCGAGGTCGGTCAGCCGCACCGGCGCGCCGCCGCGCCCGGCCACCACCAGCTCGCCGAACTCCGCCGCGTCCGCCGGCTGGTCGTTGGAACGCAGGACGAGCTGCTGCCGCTCGCCCGAGAGGGTGCCGACGGGGGTGTTGGAGCTGGCGGAGGCGATGGCGCCGCTGACCTGGTCCAGCGTCAGCCCCATCGAGGCGAGGCGGTCGGGCCGCATCCGCACCCGGACGGAGTAGAGCTGCTCGCCATAGGTCACGACCTGCGCCACGCCGTTCACCCGCGACAGCGCCGGGGCGATCAGCGTCGAGGCGATGTCGTTCAGCCGGTAGAGCGGCACGTCGCCGCCCGAGAGGGTGAGCAGCAGGACGGGCGCGTCGGCCGGGTTGGACTTCCGGTAGGAGGGCGGCTGCGTCATCTCCGTCGGCAGGCGCCGCTGCGCGCGCGTCAGCGCCGCCTGCACGTCCTGCGCCGCCGCGTCGATGTTGCGGCCGAGCACGAACTGCAGGGTGATCTGCGTCGTGCCCTGGCCGCTGGTCGAGGAGATCTGGTCGATCCCGGTGATGGTGGAGAATTCCCGCTCCATCGGCAGGGCGACGGAGGTCGCCATGGTCTCCGGGCTGGCGCCGGGAAGCTGGGCGCTGACGGTGATGACGGGGAAGTCCACCCGCGGCACCGCGGCCACGGGCATGGCGAGGTAGCCCAGGATGCCGGCGATCACCGCCGCGACCGCCAGCAGCCCGGTCATCACCGGGCGGCGGATGAAGGGGGCGGAGAGGTTCATCGCGCGGCGGCCTGGGCCTGCGGGCCTTCGCCGGGCGGGCTGCCGCGGCCGGGCCGGGCGGCGGGCTCGGTGCGCAGGGCGACGCGGGCGCCGTCCTGGAGCCGCTGGGCGCCCTCCGTCACCACCAGCTCGCCATCGGCCAGCTCGCCCTGCACCACCGCCCGGCCGGCGGCGTAGCGCACCACCTGCACCGGCACGCGGCGGGCGGTGCCGGTGCGGCGGCCGGCCTCGCCCGGCGGCGCCCCGGATGCCGCCCCGCCGGGGGCCGGCGCGGCGCCCTGGCCGGCGGCCTCGGGGCGGACGGCGTAGAGGAAGCGGCCCTGCTGCCCCGTCTGCACCGCCGCCACCGGCACGGACAGCGCCTGCGGCTCGGTGCGCGGCACCAGCGTCACCTCCAGGTACTGGCCTGGCCAGAAGCGGGAATCCGGGTTGGCGATGCGGCCCTTGAGGCGGATCGTGCCCGTCGCCGTGTCCACCGCGCTGTCGATGAAGACCAGCTCCCCCTGGGCCGGCGGCAGGGCGTCATCCGGGGCATGCGCCAGCACGGCCGGGGTCTCGCCCCTTCCCTGGGCGGCGCGCAGCTCGCCCAGCCAGCGTTCCGGCACGGCGAAGGTGACGAGGATCGGGTCGGTCTGGGTGATGGTGGCCAGCACCGCTCCCTCGGAGGCGCGGACGAAGTTGCCCGCCTTGACCGGCAGGGCGCCCAGCCGGCCATCGGCCTCGGCCCGGATGGTGGCGTAGTCCACGGCCAGGCGGGTCTGCTCCACCGCCGCCTCGCCGGCCTTCACGATGGCGGCCTGGGAGAGGGCGTCCGCCTGGGCCTGCTCGGCGCGCTGGGCGGAGGCGAAGGCGTCGGAGCGCAGGCTCGCATAGCGCTGGGCATCCGACTGGGCGCGGGCGAGCAGGGCGCGGTCGCGCTGCAGGTTGGCCTGCTGCTGTTCCAGCAGCGCCTGGGCCGTGCGGCTGTCCAGAGTGAAGAGGAGCTGGCCCTTCCGGACCACCTGCCCCT contains:
- a CDS encoding efflux RND transporter periplasmic adaptor subunit → MPPSIAPLRPLLSGAEPRHSVLRRSAVRLAAAALALLLPAAPHAQERPASPPVAVSAAPATVGPMPVEVTTNGNAEAPSVISVRARVDGQVQQVHVQEGQVVRKGQLLFTLDSRTAQALLEQQQANLQRDRALLARAQSDAQRYASLRSDAFASAQRAEQAQADALSQAAIVKAGEAAVEQTRLAVDYATIRAEADGRLGALPVKAGNFVRASEGAVLATITQTDPILVTFAVPERWLGELRAAQGRGETPAVLAHAPDDALPPAQGELVFIDSAVDTATGTIRLKGRIANPDSRFWPGQYLEVTLVPRTEPQALSVPVAAVQTGQQGRFLYAVRPEAAGQGAAPAPGGAASGAPPGEAGRRTGTARRVPVQVVRYAAGRAVVQGELADGELVVTEGAQRLQDGARVALRTEPAARPGRGSPPGEGPQAQAAAR
- a CDS encoding efflux RND transporter permease subunit — protein: MNLSAPFIRRPVMTGLLAVAAVIAGILGYLAMPVAAVPRVDFPVITVSAQLPGASPETMATSVALPMEREFSTITGIDQISSTSGQGTTQITLQFVLGRNIDAAAQDVQAALTRAQRRLPTEMTQPPSYRKSNPADAPVLLLTLSGGDVPLYRLNDIASTLIAPALSRVNGVAQVVTYGEQLYSVRVRMRPDRLASMGLTLDQVSGAIASASSNTPVGTLSGERQQLVLRSNDQPADAAEFGELVVAGRGGAPVRLTDLADVADGVQNDRVASYRNGVRGLTLAVQRQPDANTVEVVDGVVAALPGLRAALPPGTHLGVALDRSTSIRAAVHDVQESLVIAIALVVLVVWLFLRRLMATLIPMVAVPISLAGTFGLMYVLGYGIDNVTLLALTLAVGLVVDDAIVMLEVVARHIEEGVPPLEAALKGSREIGFTIISITLSLCAVFLPILLMGGVVGRVFNAFAATVSLAVLVSCVVSLTLTPLMAAYLPAHPKPNRVDAVLERGFKAVERGYAWALDIALRWRSVVWLGFLGSVALAGWLAVTIPKGFFPIEDTGLLNVSTEGPRDASFDAMLELQGQAAQIIQRNPYVVTVASNVGAVGNSLSINQGRMFVELKPRDQRPPIGEVVQQLRREVSRVPGLQVFLQPIQNLSFGARQARTLYIYTLQGLETGPLYDFAQRVAARLRQDHLLQDVNTDLQLDAPVVQVQVDRNRAAALGVSVDQVRQALYSAFGSRQIATIYAEANAYPVIVEALPEDQRDESGLSKLYLRSNTGRLVPLSALASVTRSTGPLTVAHQGQLPAATIGFNLAPGVSLGDATASIERTVQELGAPAGVIGAFSGTAQIFQQALAGQGMLVLAAVLVMYLVLGVLYESLVHPLTILSGLPAATLGALLTLKIFHLDLSVIAVIGILLLIGLVKKNAIMVVDVALARQREGEDALTAVRHAAVLRFRPILMTTLAAAAGAVPIAAGWGAAAELRQPLGLAVVGGLAVSQALTLFVTPVLYLGFEALGERLSRRRRIPAANPPIGPISPAPAE